The genomic DNA TCCCATATTACAACTCCTCACGTTACGCAACATCTACATATAAGTTCTGTGTTGTAATCGTTTGCATGAGGCAACAAAACACTACAAGTGAAAGAATATACAGAGCCCCAAAGGCAAAAGTCATGATTCAACAAAGAAAGGGAAGTGACGAATATTCAGCGCCAACTTCTCGACAAGACCCAAGTTGTGACTCGACTTTGTAGTCGAAAAGCACTTATAGGAATTAAACAACCAAGCCGTAAAGTCAAACAGAGACTCAGAACTTATAACTCAACTCGATAGCTAAAGAACATTCTCAAGAAATATAGACAGCCAACCAAGTCATAAAAGTCCAGCCTCAATACTCACAGAAAGCTCACCCCCCATCTTCTAACAAGGGGCTACGAAAACCTCGAAAGGTTTTAACGAAGAAGGATCGAACTCGGGGCCTATCGGTTGCAAAACCCCGGCGATGGGCGGTGGGCGGTAAACAGCAGCTCTGACATCCTTACCATTTGACCTGACCACACAGGTGTGTGGCGCCCTGGTAAGCATTCcagagctgctgttgggaaGGGGCATGTTTTGACCTAATATATAAGCCATCGTTTGCTCCTTCCCTGAAGGTGTGCACAAAGTCGAGTCGTGAGGTCAAGTCGCACAGCAACAGAACCACACCAGACCCATCTCGTCTCACAAAGCTGGAGTCAAACAGTTGATCAAATTACTTTAATTACACAGCAGCAAAGCCGAGCAACCCATCATACCCAATATGCACAACCAACATACCCCCCTCAATGCTATCCCAAATCAAAAGCCCACCAACGCCTTGCTCAaatcaaccctctcccccaatcTCAACATTAATCCCCACTAACCCTAGCATGCCTAAAATACTTCATCCCCACCCacgcaaccaccacccaaacccagGCCATCACACAGCTAAGTATCATCAACGCAGGATAATACCCCACAATCGGCAACGTTGGatcatcctccaactcaGGCGGCGCATACGGTGTAGTCCCCACATCCCACGCCCAGCTCCAAACCCCCAAGCAgctccccatcccaatcaCAAACACCGTCCACGTcacaatcaacaccacccacccccaccactccGTCTCGGAATAGTCCCAGTCTGAGTCTGGTTGTGGCAAGGGTGTCGTTGATAGCCCTGCCAGAGAGTTGAGTGCCAGCGGGGACTTCGCTCTCTGAACCGTGCCGCGACGGCGTTGGATTGATGGGAGGATTGATGAGCCTGAGGTGGATGATCCGAGGCCCAACGGTCGTGGAGGGCTGTGGGGAGaatgggggaggttgagaaagTAAGAATCTGACcccgaggcggaggagacagAGGCTCTTTccgggcggaggaggttaacggaggaggaggtggacgagagGTTCGAGGTTGATGAACCCGGCCCGGTGGGGACGGCCATGTGAAGGGCGTCTTCATCGTCTGTGGTGTTGTAGCTTATacttgggcttcttgagcCGGTGATGCTATTTCTTGAGCTGGGCGTGTTGGCATTTATAGGGGCCAATGCGGCAGTCGGGGTTGCGTCTGGATCGGACGGTTGGGAACCACTTCGGCTGGCATATCCGTCCATGCTGGGTCGGGGTGTGAGGT from Podospora pseudoanserina strain CBS 124.78 chromosome 2, whole genome shotgun sequence includes the following:
- a CDS encoding hypothetical protein (EggNog:ENOG503P3IR), whose amino-acid sequence is MEGPGGGGWVVNHQIQGSFNASPPHRLALTDGSETLFGRPRYLPLAMDESSSVTGAGADTPSSVPTRPAPGRKRSSSGAGGLLSKLPFMRNSGEHRPRSRRNTNETEITTFPPTPSFTSIPADTPPCHAGAPNAAPPPLPHIIQYQTQQPQSLKTRRRRGSLRKVALLGRGAQREKRDRGLTIDTKLNVYGEPNGTPIQVTAGTAPTSVTSNTLHLQSNSGILKNSINTSTPYGLGISDLTPRPSMDGYASRSGSQPSDPDATPTAALAPINANTPSSRNSITGSRSPSISYNTTDDEDALHMAVPTGPGSSTSNLSSTSSSVNLLRPERASVSSASGSDSYFLNLPHSPHSPPRPLGLGSSTSGSSILPSIQRRRGTVQRAKSPLALNSLAGLSTTPLPQPDSDWDYSETEWWGWVVLIVTWTVFVIGMGSCLGVWSWAWDVGTTPYAPPELEDDPTLPIVGYYPALMILSCVMAWVWVVVAWVGMKYFRHARVSGD